The proteins below come from a single Tachypleus tridentatus isolate NWPU-2018 chromosome 13, ASM421037v1, whole genome shotgun sequence genomic window:
- the LOC143237994 gene encoding uncharacterized protein LOC143237994 isoform X2, whose translation MLRAKLTQNISFKCLNKKENPFKMGIFKVWCTITLLHLVHLTGGDNCTCVTDRSLEGKLMKHPSTPAVYQILDGCRRWVPNPPTYNNLYKNWECIQSNILEKLLCKCDSLSNGAELIKGSGDTVYLLSNGVKRPIADPETFNGFCFDWNKIKNYSDIVINSLSTGPIVNIK comes from the exons ATGTTGAGAGCTAAGTTGACACAGAACATCTCGTTCAAG TgtctgaataaaaaagaaaaccctTTTAAGATGGGAATTTTCAAAGTGTGGTGTACCATAACACTTCTCCACCTGGTACACTTAACAGGAGGAGATAACTGCACGTGTG TGACAGACAGGTCTCTGGAAGGAAAACTGATGAAACACCCTTCAACGCCAGCAGTTTACCAAATTTTGGATGGGTGTCGGCGATGGGTGCCCAATCCTCCCACTTACAACAACCTCTACAAAAACTGGGAGTGTATTCAATCAAATATTTTGGAGAAACTCTTGTGTAAATGTGATTCTCTTTCCAACGGTGCAGAACTTATCAAGGGAAGTGGAGATACTGTATATTTACTAAGTAATGGCGTCAAAAGACCTATTGCTGACCCTGAAACTTTTAATGGCTTTTGTTTCGACTGGAACAAAATCAagaattattcagatattgtcaTCAACAGTCTTTCTACTGGACCTATTGTaaacattaagtaa
- the LOC143237994 gene encoding uncharacterized protein LOC143237994 isoform X1 — MLRAKLTQNISFKKCLNKKENPFKMGIFKVWCTITLLHLVHLTGGDNCTCVTDRSLEGKLMKHPSTPAVYQILDGCRRWVPNPPTYNNLYKNWECIQSNILEKLLCKCDSLSNGAELIKGSGDTVYLLSNGVKRPIADPETFNGFCFDWNKIKNYSDIVINSLSTGPIVNIK; from the exons ATGTTGAGAGCTAAGTTGACACAGAACATCTCGTTCAAG AAGTgtctgaataaaaaagaaaaccctTTTAAGATGGGAATTTTCAAAGTGTGGTGTACCATAACACTTCTCCACCTGGTACACTTAACAGGAGGAGATAACTGCACGTGTG TGACAGACAGGTCTCTGGAAGGAAAACTGATGAAACACCCTTCAACGCCAGCAGTTTACCAAATTTTGGATGGGTGTCGGCGATGGGTGCCCAATCCTCCCACTTACAACAACCTCTACAAAAACTGGGAGTGTATTCAATCAAATATTTTGGAGAAACTCTTGTGTAAATGTGATTCTCTTTCCAACGGTGCAGAACTTATCAAGGGAAGTGGAGATACTGTATATTTACTAAGTAATGGCGTCAAAAGACCTATTGCTGACCCTGAAACTTTTAATGGCTTTTGTTTCGACTGGAACAAAATCAagaattattcagatattgtcaTCAACAGTCTTTCTACTGGACCTATTGTaaacattaagtaa
- the LOC143237994 gene encoding uncharacterized protein LOC143237994 isoform X3 encodes MYDKKCLNKKENPFKMGIFKVWCTITLLHLVHLTGGDNCTCVTDRSLEGKLMKHPSTPAVYQILDGCRRWVPNPPTYNNLYKNWECIQSNILEKLLCKCDSLSNGAELIKGSGDTVYLLSNGVKRPIADPETFNGFCFDWNKIKNYSDIVINSLSTGPIVNIK; translated from the exons ATGTACGATAAGAAGTgtctgaataaaaaagaaaaccctTTTAAGATGGGAATTTTCAAAGTGTGGTGTACCATAACACTTCTCCACCTGGTACACTTAACAGGAGGAGATAACTGCACGTGTG TGACAGACAGGTCTCTGGAAGGAAAACTGATGAAACACCCTTCAACGCCAGCAGTTTACCAAATTTTGGATGGGTGTCGGCGATGGGTGCCCAATCCTCCCACTTACAACAACCTCTACAAAAACTGGGAGTGTATTCAATCAAATATTTTGGAGAAACTCTTGTGTAAATGTGATTCTCTTTCCAACGGTGCAGAACTTATCAAGGGAAGTGGAGATACTGTATATTTACTAAGTAATGGCGTCAAAAGACCTATTGCTGACCCTGAAACTTTTAATGGCTTTTGTTTCGACTGGAACAAAATCAagaattattcagatattgtcaTCAACAGTCTTTCTACTGGACCTATTGTaaacattaagtaa
- the LOC143237994 gene encoding uncharacterized protein LOC143237994 isoform X4: MGIFKVWCTITLLHLVHLTGGDNCTCVTDRSLEGKLMKHPSTPAVYQILDGCRRWVPNPPTYNNLYKNWECIQSNILEKLLCKCDSLSNGAELIKGSGDTVYLLSNGVKRPIADPETFNGFCFDWNKIKNYSDIVINSLSTGPIVNIK; the protein is encoded by the exons ATGGGAATTTTCAAAGTGTGGTGTACCATAACACTTCTCCACCTGGTACACTTAACAGGAGGAGATAACTGCACGTGTG TGACAGACAGGTCTCTGGAAGGAAAACTGATGAAACACCCTTCAACGCCAGCAGTTTACCAAATTTTGGATGGGTGTCGGCGATGGGTGCCCAATCCTCCCACTTACAACAACCTCTACAAAAACTGGGAGTGTATTCAATCAAATATTTTGGAGAAACTCTTGTGTAAATGTGATTCTCTTTCCAACGGTGCAGAACTTATCAAGGGAAGTGGAGATACTGTATATTTACTAAGTAATGGCGTCAAAAGACCTATTGCTGACCCTGAAACTTTTAATGGCTTTTGTTTCGACTGGAACAAAATCAagaattattcagatattgtcaTCAACAGTCTTTCTACTGGACCTATTGTaaacattaagtaa
- the LOC143240394 gene encoding uncharacterized protein LOC143240394, producing the protein MRIFNSSLVFQRASSLFSTLLLLIKMVKGIYLSLLYLLGCVLLASISPCFGGIVRRSNLQCQSWKGSEIRCAKDDWPSNRFKIVNKSSASATFVVDQWISSCGRPGSKYSSQQYTLQSSQQIEIHFESAPKGQCREMFIYNCRQHGGQTNCLHVLKAYPIE; encoded by the exons ATGAGAATCTTTAATAGTAGTTTGGTTTTCCAAAGAGCGAGTTCCCTGTTCTCAACACTACTGTTACTAATTAAG ATGGTCAAGGGTATATACCTCAGTTTACTTTACCTTCTGGGGTGTGTACTTCTGGCTTCCATCTCCCCCTGTTTCGGTGGAATCGTCCGCCGGAGTAACTTGCAATGTCAGTCTTGGAAGGGCAGTGAGATACGGTGTGCTAAGGATGACTGGCCATCAAATCGATTTAAGATCGTGAACAAGTCCTCTGCTAGTGCCACATTTGTTGTTGACCAGTGGATCAGCTCGTGCGGTCGGCCTGGATCAAAGTATTCTTCTCAACAATACACATTGCAGTCTTCTCAACAAATCGAAATACATTTTGAGTCTGCACCGAAAGGTCAATGTcgagaaatgtttatttacaactgCCGTCAACATGGAGGTCAAACAAACTGTCTTCATGTTTTGAAAGCTTATCCCATCGAATGA
- the LOC143240395 gene encoding uncharacterized protein LOC143240395 translates to MGIFKVWCTITLLHLVHLTGGDNCTCVTDRSLEGKLMKHPSTPAVYQILDGCRRWVPNPPTYNNLYKNWECIQSNILEKLLCKCDCLSNGAELIKGSGDTVYLLSNGVKRPIADPETFNGFCFDWNKIKNYSDIVINSLSTGPIVNIK, encoded by the exons ATGGGAATTTTCAAAGTATGGTGTACCATAACACTTCTCCACCTGGTACACTTAACAGGAGGAGATAATTGCACGTGTG TGACAGACAGGTCTCTGGAAGGAAAACTGATGAAACACCCTTCAACGCCAGCAGTTTACCAAATTTTGGATGGGTGTCGGCGATGGGTGCCCAATCCTCCCACTTACAACAACCTCTACAAAAACTGGGAATGTATTCAATCAAATATTTTGGAGAAACTCTTGTGTAAATGTGATTGTCTTTCCAACGGTGCAGAACTTATCAAGGGAAGTGGAGATACTGTATATTTACTAAGTAATGGCGTCAAAAGACCTATTGCTGACCCTGAAACTTTTAATGGCTTTTGTTTCGACTGGAACAAAATCAagaattattcagatattgtcaTCAACAGTCTTTCTACTGGACCTATTGTaaacattaagtaa